A DNA window from Brassica napus cultivar Da-Ae chromosome C1, Da-Ae, whole genome shotgun sequence contains the following coding sequences:
- the LOC106373484 gene encoding methyl-CpG-binding domain-containing protein 5 translates to MSNGTDHAQPPSEKLSLPMESRPKKRASPGDNWAPPPGWTTEEKVRTSGTKAGLVDKFYYEPVTNRKFRSRTEVMYYLEHGTPKKKNKKSVNNSDTKSQRSEDRGSYKRLTQSNKKANEQPPPPPPPPPMPLDFDFVNVPEKVIWTGTNGLQEAWCPFIGDYKIQESVSQDWDRAFTLLTANANMSV, encoded by the exons ATGTCGAACGGCACAGATCACGCCCAACCACCGTCGGAAAAGTTGAGTCTTCCGATGGAATCGAGGCCGAAGAAGCGTGCGTCACCGGGGGATAACTGGGCGCCTCCTCCAGGTTGGACGACCGAAGAAAAGGTTCGAACCTCCGGTACCAAAGCTGGTTTGGTGGACAAG TTCTACTACGAACCTGTTACAAATCGCAAGTTCCGGTCAAGGACCGAGGTGATGTACTACTTGGAACACGGAACgcctaaaaagaaaaacaagaaatcGGTTAACAACAGTGACACCAAATCACAA cgttCTGAAGACCGAGGAAGCTATAAGCGGCTGACCCAATCCAACAAAAAGGCTAACGAGCAGCCACCCCCACCCCCACCCCCACCCCCAATGCCGCTGGACTTTGATTTTGTGAATGTCCCCGAGAAGGTCATTTGGACAGGGACAAACGGCTTACAGGAAGCTTGGTGTCCTTTCATTGGGGACTACAAGATTCAAGAATCTGTCAGCCAAGATTGGGACAGAGCCTTCACTCTTCTCACCGCAAATGCAAATATGTCGGTTTAG
- the LOC106373485 gene encoding uncharacterized protein LOC106373485 gives MPGIDPKIIMHKLQVDPLHQPVRQKRRKFAPERDAIINDEVKSLLGAGFIRKVQYPEWLANVVVVKKKNWKWRVCIDFTDLNKSCPKDPFPQPHIDKLVDATTGHQLMSFMDAFSGYNQILMHLEDQEKMSFMTSRGIYCYKVMLFGLKNAGSTYQWLVNMMFADHIGRTTEVYIDDMLVKSLEAEDHISHLQQAFSTLRKYNMKLNPAKCSFGVSSGKFFGYIITLRGIEANPEQIRAIHSILSPKKVKEVQKLMGRMAALSRNPLQRSSEAGLSPDSRHCKLRPYFQAHPIVVVTSFPVKLVLHKPEVFGRLAKWVVELGEYDVIFRPATAIKSQVLADFVAEFSPILLPALEQEERLRSETKEEGEWVLHVDGSSNIRGAHVGILLTSPTGNTASRAVRCNFKATNNESEYEALIAGLTLAHQMGAENIQVFGDSQLIINQVHGEYQEKDDSMIQEQNSQADALANLGSALETNSHMSIPLHVLQWPATLEEPQSEEVSAIVEGKTWMTPLVWYLENDILLEDRKESRKIKKQAARYCISQEKLYRRSFSGPYLRCVTPREAARILVELHEGDCESHSSSRSLVLRAKRAGYYCPTMAAYANQQAKHCDQCQRHAPVFKVPPENLKSISSPWPFRKWGMDIMRKFPMAPGQKVFLLVVTDYFSKLVKAEALSRITDLQIRKFLWTNVITRFRVPHEIIVDNGPQFTSHNFKEHCKD, from the exons ATGCCCGGGATCGATCCAAAGATCATCATGCACAAGCTGCAGGTAGATCCCCTACATCAACCCGTCAGACAAAAGAGGAGGAAGTTTGCCCCCGAAAGGGATGCAATCATCAACGATGAAGTCAAAAGCCTACTCGGCGCGGGGTTCATTCGCAAGGTACAATACCCGGAATGGCTAGCTAACGTGGtcgtagtcaaaaagaaaaactggaAGTGGAGAGTCTGCATAGACTTCACAGACCTCAACAAGTCCTGCCCAAAGGACCCCTTCCCTCAGCCTCATATCGACAAGCTGGTCGATGCCACAACCGGGCATCAACTGATGAGTTTCATGGACGCGTTCTCCGGCTATAATCAAATACTCATGCATCTGGAAGACCAGGAGAAGATGTCCTTCATGACATCTAGAGGGATCTATTGCTACAAAGTTATGCTCTTTGGTCTAAAGAACGCGGGATCAACCTACCAATGGCTGGTGAACATGATGTTTGCGGACCATATAGGGCGAACCACGGAggtctacatcgacgacatgttgGTCAAATCCCTAGAGGCTGAAGATCACATATCTCACCTGCAGCAAGCCTTCTCCACTCTCCGGAAGtacaacatgaagctcaacccagcTAAGTGCTCATTTGGGGTCAGTTCCGGCAAGTTCTTCGGGTACATTATAACCCTCCGGGGCATTGAAGCCAACCCGGAGCAAATCAGGGCCATTCATTCGATCCTTTCCCCGAAGAAAGTCAAGGAGGTCCAAAAGCTAATGGGAAGAATGGCAGCCCTGAGCAG AAACCCGCTACAGCGATCTAGCGAAGCTGGCCTTAGCCCTGATAGTCGCCACTGCAAGTTGCGGCCGTACTTTCAGGCTCACCCAATCGTGGTCGTCACCTCCTTCCCCGTAAAACTGGTCCTCCACAAGCCTGAAGTCTTTGGACGCCTAGCGAAATGGGTTGTGGAACTAGGGGAATACGATGTGATTTTTCGACCAGCCACAGCTATAAAGTCACAGGTCCTGGCAGACTTTGTGGCCGAATTCTCTCCTATCTTGCTCCCAGCTTTGGAGCAAGAAGAACGCCTCCGAAGCGAAacaaaggaagaaggagaatggGTCCTGCATGTCGATGGATCCAGCAACATCAGAGGAGCCCATGTAGGAATATTGCTTACCTCGCCGACAGGGAACACGGCCTCAAGGGCCGTAAGATGCAACTTCAAAGCGACCAACAACGAAAGCGAGTACGAGGCCTTAATCGCAGGACTAACACTCGCCCATCAAATGGGGGCAGAAAACATTCAGGTCTTCGGTGACTCCCAGCTGATAATCAACCAAGTGCACGGAGAGTACCAAGAAAAGGACGACAGCATGATCCA GGAACAGAACTCGCAAGCCGATGCCCTGGCTAATCTAGGGTCCGCCCTCGAAACAAACAGTCATATGAGCATACCCTTGCATGTGCTTCAATGGCCAGCCACCCTTGAGGAACCCCAATCCGAAGAGGTCTCCGCTATCGTAGAGGGCAAAACCTGGATGACTCCCCTAGTTTGGTACCTAGAGAATGACATTCTTCTAGAAGATCGCAAAGAGTCCAGAAAAATCAAGAAGCAAGCCGCAAGATATTGTATCTCCCAGGAGAAGCTATACCGGAGATCCTTCTCAGGGCCGTACTTGAGATGTGTCACACCTCGAGAAGCCGCTAGAATCCTTGTAGaactacatgaaggagattgtgAGTCCCACTCTAGCAGCAGGAGCCTGGTGCTCAGGGCCAAAAGAGCAGGCTACTATTGTCCCACGATGGCCGCATACGCCAACCAGCAAGCCAAACACTGCGACCAGTGTCAGAGGCACGCTCCAGTATTTAAAGTCCCTCCGGAAAACCTCAAGTCCATAAGCTCACCGTGGCCCTTCAGAAAGTGGGGCATGGACATAATGAGAAAATTCCCTATGGCGCCGGGGCAGAAGGTCTTCCTTCTGGTAGTCACTGATTACTTCTCCAAATTGGTCAAAGCAGAAGCACTCAGCCGGATCACAGACCTCCAGATCCGCAAATTCCTATGGACGAACGTAATCACTCGCTTCCGGGTCCCCCATGAGATCATCGTCGATAATGGACCGCAGTTCACGAGCCACAATTTCAAGGAGCACTGCAAGGACTAG
- the LOC111201739 gene encoding uncharacterized protein LOC111201739, whose translation MEDVLSRAWAHVKWEEDVASRAKAQLKEDPKAVKLDRTERDEKPFPRPTRDFGNRNWGRYQNLSIEKTKGMEVSTWPDISHLSVSRPELINVLRQMGQQVKWLQKMKAYDSFRNPGLWCGFHRDHGHKMEDCVALKIATKSHLSKETTAKPTEAAPVSPPRQDRVIHIISGCSETSGISHAAANKSTWNAKHGLEAAKRKRLLLGTDEINFTAKEQERVLTPHHDALAAYKDLGLKESALTRRITPLIGFSGEVKQTAGEVTLPVYAEGFNMSTKFLVVNCDSSYNMILGRSWIHDMGAVPSTLHQMVKFPTPWGKRAIRGDQEYSRSYYQTTLKGKTKVL comes from the exons ATGGAAGACGTTCTGTCCCGAGCCTGGGCACATGTAAAATGGGAGGAAGATGTCGCCAGTCGCGCTAAGGCGCAGCTAAAGGAAGACCCCAAGGCGGTCAAGTTGGACCGAACCGAACGAGACGAGAAACCCTTTCCAAGACCAACCAGGGATTTCGGGAACAGAAACTGGGGCAGATACCAGAACCTGTCAATCGAGAAGACAAAAGGGATGGAAGTGTCTACGTGGCCAGACATCTCTCACCTCTCCGTCTCAAGGCCGGAGCTGATCAATGTTCTGCGgcagatgggccaacaggtcAAGTGGCTTCAGAAGATGAAAGCGTATGATTCTTTCCGGAACCCTGGCCTCTGGTGCGGCTTCCACCGAGACCACGGTCACAAAATGGAGGACTGCGTCGCACTGAAGATTGCG ACCAAGAGCCATCTAAGCAAGGAGACAACGGCAAAGCCCACTGAAGCTGCTCCCGTCTCACCACCTCGACAGGACCGAGTGATCCATATCATATCGGGCTGTTCGGAAACCAGCGGTATAAGCCACGCGGCTGCAAATAAGAGCACTTGGAACGCCAAGCACGGCCTAGAGGCAGCCAAGCGGAAACGCCTACTCCTGGGTACGGACGAAATAAACTTCACGGCCAAGGAGCAGGAAAGGGTTCTCACCCCACATCACGACGCCCTG GCCGCATACAAGGATCTGGGGCTGAAGGAAAGCGCTCTAACTCGGAGGATAACCCCACTCATTGGGTTCAGCGGAGAAGTCAAGCAGACTGCCGGAGAGGTGACCCTCCCGGTATATGCTGAAGGGTTCAACATGTCAACCAAGTTCCTTGTTGTTAACTGCGATTCATCCTACAACATGATCCTGGGACGGTCCTGGATTCACGACATGGGAGCCGTCCCTTCGACTCTTCACCAGATGGTGAAATTCCCTACACCCTGGGGCAAAAGAGCAATCAGAGGGGATCAAGAATATTCCCGCTCCTACTACCAGACTACTTTGAAGGGaaagaccaaggtcttatag